The Manduca sexta isolate Smith_Timp_Sample1 chromosome 20, JHU_Msex_v1.0, whole genome shotgun sequence DNA segment GTGACATGATtcctttttatatgaaaaaatatttaatatcaacttAGTATAAAAAAGCGTCATGATCCTTGGCtagaatttcttattttaataatataatggcaGATATATTTCAAGcgacgatttattttaaaataaaaacgttttgtaatcaatataattttgtgcaCTTACCACACGTGAGAGGCGAGGCTTTAAGCGCTATTCTGGCTCCGGCGCTGCTGGCGTACTGCAATGCACAACACAGGGTACAGGCTCGGggcattacatacatacatacatacatacatacataccgaTATTCgcgatatttataaatacaatttcctatgaatattttaaatttgagatacaaaacaaaaatacaagtaTTAGATTTTTCGAGATATCATTTGACTAGTAAATATGACAACTTCTTTACTAATTACTGCTGTATAAAACTTTAAGAAAGGCGTAAATGAAATTCCTACACCGTATTTCAAGTTGAAATTGGTTATAACATTTTGCTAAAAttcaacacaaaatatatttcagatatAGTAATTACAATAATCGAGTTATTATCCATATCGATTTTATCAATACAGTGAATATCGGTAACATTCGTTTTCAGGTACACATTGTATATAggattaacaataaaacaataattcacaTCACaggagtatattattttaactaacatGCTGGAACATTCGTCGCATAGTGTAGAGAAGGGAACGCAATCGCAGCATTCTGTTAGTACTCACACACATGCATAACGCTTGCATGATTAGTCTTCGCTTATAACACtaggtttattaaaataaagacattGCAACGTCGATATTGGATATTTCAGGAGACTTAAATCGCTTTTCAAACATTTTAGaagaaaaatgttataaatacaataaatgctTCAATGGTGAAAATTTGATAATCATTGATATAGACTATTTTTAACGAgttcttcaaaaataacttctaTCAATATAAAGGCGTTGTCAAAATCTCCTAAAATCAATCGAAATCAAAATCGACAGACAAAcgttaaatttattcaatacaaattagATAAAACACACAAAGCCTATCCTGTCGTATCTGGGACCCCACAGACGATCGATGGCTCAAACACTCGATTAGCGAAGCCTTACTCTGTGGAAAAACTCGTTATTCccgaaagaaaaaaatagcaCTGCAAAATATAATCGGCCTTATATGCAGCAaatccaattaaataaaaaaaaacgggaTTTTTACCGATGTTCTGCGGCCATTTCTATATATTATCATTCGGTTCTACGCTCCCCTCTCGGCTAAAAATCAAATTGTTAACTGTTAAAATTGTCGAAAACTCATCGGGGATCAAATATATTAGTTAAATTACGTATCAGGGATAGAATGAGAGCAgatcttataaatattgtaaagaattTGTTTAGAATAGAGTAAGAGTGTGTTAAAAAGATAAACATGCCACTTCTTTGCTATTTGATTTATCAAAGTGACACGTTTGACTAGAATAGATTTTATTTGGTGCAGTTTTATAGataccatttttttatgtcatgccTATAATGAtcatattattactttaataaaatgtaatattcattTCGACATTATTAACTCAATTAATGAACAACATAATTGATACTTAtaccaattaaattatatgaaattatattttccagTATACCAAACCCGTTAgtgattgttttttattgaatatttaatcgCAATTGAATATCTATGTGGATACTTGAAAAATGAATAGTGGGtcatcaataatttatattataaataatgtcattaCGTCAGCGATTATATCGAAattgtgattataatttgtCGCCCTAAAAGCTATGATCATTTAGGCTTTTTTAAGCAGAGGAAATAAAACAGGGActaaaaaacagcaccgtgtcaGTGGCCACTCGTTCAATCGACATTATGAAGCTGCTAAGCGAAGTATGTTATACGTCTGCGCGGCGTGCTAACAGTTACTGTACCGCTGCGGGTCTGACCTCCGACTATTGACTACGCGCGCCCTTTTGCATGTTGTTAAAGAATCTGAACTGAAGTCGCAGCGTTAGGTCTTTCCGTACTGTAATGGAACAACATACACTGTTCACTACTTGCACACCATGAGCTCGATCACGGCACATCCATCTTTATACGCTTGGACAATCGAACAGACATTTCGAATCGATAAAAAATTGTGATTGTATTATCGATAAGAATATCGATTTATATCTGTTCAATTGTCGACACGTGACACAGACCTAGACAATGGTATCGAGGGGGAGGACacgcgtgagtgtgtgtgttacTCACGAGTGCGGATTGGGGTTAATATCGGGTTTCTCCGCCTTCACGAATCTGTCCACATGGTCTCCGGAGCGCAGCTCCACTTCTCGTTCTCCGTTCACAGGCGGACTTAACTCAGTCGCGACCGGGATCACACGCTCCCGAGGGAATAGAGGGGCGTCTCCGTTCTGGGGCTCCTGTGGCCGCTCTTTGGCTTCGACGACGACTGTATTCTCGACGTTTTCGGTGATGACTGGTCGCCTCGGTTCAGGGGTAGGGGGCGTGAGTGCCTCGGCGCAGGGCGGCGTCATGAGGAAGCTGGAGTCGATGCCGAGGGCGGGAGGAGGTCCGCGCGGCAGGCGCAGGCGCAGCGACGCGCTAGCTCGCTTGAGCACTCGACAATCTGATATACGACAATCGGTTTGGTATAGGTCCTGTCTCTGATGCAAATACCCCACAATATTTGTTTCCGtgaaaagcaatatttttttacaacattaaaagctgacgtattaaaaatatattaaacacatgAATTGTTTACCCCAAATAATTACACATAACAGTATTTCCCCGCATCAGACACAGGTATATCTTCTGTTGTTTATGTACAGTTCTTCACATTACGATGAGCTGAGACCTTGATTGATGACCGTTAATAAAAGCTGATTATGTTTGTTATCGTCATAGTGCTTGTGCCAATGAGCTTTTTacatcgcatttataatttttttgtaaattcacTCGTTacgaattatttaaatgattaaatcGATATCAAATTAAGATTAATGATTCATCGATTTCTATCTTGttacaaacaaatttatttgtgaCAAATAAAGATAATCGATATGTTCtcacatgtttttttatgtttgcatgttttgttatgtatatagataCCATTACATATAGATACAATTTcgcattttaataatttgtattaaattctttAGTTCGAGTGAATTTTACTTGTTATGGAATGTATTGTCGTGATAAATGTTTTGATAATGCGCAATCCTTTGCCTTTACACTGGTCTTGATATTTCGTGCACAGCATTCTTCCAGCTTCCATGAAAGTACAGATTTCTTGATGTATGAACTTCGAGTTATGTTTGATGATAGAAACAAATCTTGCGACAATACGAGATGATGTAAAGCCGAAAACACAAGTATTCGGTAGAGAAATCATTTTTGAtgtacacaaattataataaagactaTACATAATCAatctaaaaatacattacataaaacattatgtatctaataataaaaacctgtaataaaacttattgaaTGACCAGAATTAAGAACGATGATTTGCATCgaactttatataattttaatgcacATATATGGGCTATGAaacctaataataaaacataaaattgataTATCTCGGTTTTGTCTTCACACGGCAAAACCGCAAGTTGACAGCACTAATAAAAAGTGTAATCCAGCCCTGGAAAAATATCGACTGTCAAGAGATGTATCTCTCGATAGTCGATAATTATGCCCGCATATTAAatcacttattattattttttttaatttgctagAAGATTACTCCCCTATTAGAGTTATAACTAGGTATGGGCAACCCACCTAGATTTATATCCGGTGCTTGGGAAAACTCGATACACccataaagaattaaaatacgGGTGTTCGTCTGTCTCCTTCCAAGCACCTTGTATAATCCCACAGGATTGTCTATCGATAACAGTATCTAAGCCCTGGTTAGAGACAGTGTGGCACTCACTTCTGTCGATGTTCCGCTGCAGATGCGAGGCGACGCGGTGCCGCGCGTCGCTGTACTCGAGGTGGAGGCCGAGCCGCAGCAGCGTGGGGTTCTGCTCCACCAGCTGCGTGATCTCCATCTCGATCTTGTTGCCCAACACTTGCGATCGCTGGGGATCGAGGGATATAtcgataaatatgtattttaaagctTAAATACGCAACAATTATTTGCTAGTACTTTGCCAAttgtatatgaaaataaacataaacaccTGAAATTGTTAATGAACCTGACatttaccattatgttactatTTATATGCTGAACTAAATAAGAATAACAGACTGCTTTCAACGGTCAATCTGGGAATATTTTATGTGGCCTATATTGTCACATCCTATAGATATTGCCACTTTTAGAATCACTAACAGCTACATGAATTTCTTTTAGCCTATTTTTACTACACATTAATTTAACTATTGCTATCACTGAGTCCCGTTTTCAAATCGAATCGTCCCGGTTTTGCCAAGTGCGTTTTGTGATCGGGAAGGGATTGTACCTGGTTGGAGGCGCGGAACTCCTCGACGCTGGTGTGCAGCAGCGCGGCGACGAGCTGCACGACGCCGGCGGGCGAGATGAAGTTGGTCTCGACGTTGAGCGAGCGCAGCGTGTTGTTGCGCGCGAGCGCggccgccagcgccgccgcgccgcggtCGCCGAGCCCCACGTTCACCAGCGACACCACCTCCAGCTGCGTGTTCGTCTTCAGACCCAAGAACAGCTTCTCGAACTTCTCGTCGCTTATGTTCTGGAATGTATCACATTCAACTATCAATTAGATTACAATCGTTTTCATTGACGTtgttacaatagtttttataaacaaattatttacccccttattcataaaagttttttatctaaggacgaagtaaagctgtgataacaagcctgtttctcagtgcccaacggcactgagaaatagacatagggccgttgtgattggttattattgttgtatttcaatattagccaatcacaacggccctacgtctatgcactgcgaagactgccatgccgtcagcactgagaaacagacttgttatcacagctttactcggtcgttagataaaaaacgtctatgaataaaggggttagTATATAGTTGTTActcattgatataatattttttaatactttataattttcttttctacttcctattattatgctttagattttaattcaatatgttgttagtggtaaatgttgtgttcacctattagtagcacacatatcagatgctgtaccttattgtttttttataatattgattgatgtaatatgtaatgctgttggtgtaccttattaaaaataaataaattagattatgTTGTCATTACCGAAATAATGACCTTATTTTTGCATGAACAAATATTCGAAATCATTTTTGACGTAGAGTTCAACtccattttcataaatataaagtacaGTTTTATTCGCGTGTGTTAAAATCAAAcgaatatttcacaatatttgcTATTATTGCCATATACTGAAAACATAGCGTTATGTGCATTGCTACAAAGTAACTTGAGTGAATATTTATCATACAATACCTTAATATTATTCCAATTGAGATCAGTCAACGTGGGGTCATTTTCTTGTACCCTCTTTATGGTCTCGTCTGGGTCTGTGTCGTTGGGAGGATCCATTGGATAAACCTGAAACGCAAAAATGATctcatttagttataaaatatataaaataattcaaactgTATGATAGATTAAATCTACTGAAACATTAATAAGTCTATAAAATCATACTCAAACTTAAATCTGATACAGTCTTGAGGATCTTAGGACAGTTATGAAACTAttcgaataaaaattaaatatagcttccacaaaacattttttgaacTATCTACAACATACCTTTGGTTTGGTAGCTTTGGTGATGCCGTCCCAACCGAGGCCGACCGGCTGTCCCTTGTTGAGCAGCGACGCGTGGTACTGGTCCTGGTTCATCATCGAGTGGAA contains these protein-coding regions:
- the LOC115440658 gene encoding tropomodulin-1 isoform X3; amino-acid sequence: MTEFFGSWSNNGEDGDEVEETVESVETITTTTTKTRVPKSSSTKTTTMTTPAKLYGRELSTYDEVDVDELLSKLTQEELTMLAKEVDPDDNFLPPSQRNNYACEKDPTGPLNRKKLIEHINKQALETPDRPEVKPYVPGVIRGKKWIPPPPPEKVRDAEEQITIDLGDEYEQALTGATQEEIIDLAAILGFHSMMNQDQYHASLLNKGQPVGLGWDGITKATKPKVYPMDPPNDTDPDETIKRVQENDPTLTDLNWNNIKNISDEKFEKLFLGLKTNTQLEVVSLVNVGLGDRGAAALAAALARNNTLRSLNVETNFISPAGVVQLVAALLHTSVEEFRASNQRSQVLGNKIEMEITQLVEQNPTLLRLGLHLEYSDARHRVASHLQRNIDRIRQQRRSQNSA
- the LOC115440658 gene encoding tropomodulin-1 isoform X2; its protein translation is MTEFFGSWSNNGEDGDEVEETVESVETITTTTTKTRVPKSSSTKTTTMTTPAKLYGRELSTYDEVDVDELLSKLTQEELTMLAKEVDPDDNFLPPSQRNNYACEKDPTGPLNRKKLIEHINKQALETPDRPEVKPYVPGVIRGKKWIPPPPPEKVRDAEEQITIDLGDEYEQALTGATQEEIIDLAAILGFHSMMNQDQYHASLLNKGQPVGLGWDGITKATKPKVYPMDPPNDTDPDETIKRVQENDPTLTDLNWNNIKNISDEKFEKLFLGLKTNTQLEVVSLVNVGLGDRGAAALAAALARNNTLRSLNVETNFISPAGVVQLVAALLHTSVEEFRASNQRSQVLGNKIEMEITQLVEQNPTLLRLGLHLEYSDARHRVASHLQRNIDRNCRVLKRASASLRLRLPRGPPPALGIDSSFLMTPPCAEALTPPTPEPRRPVITENVENTVVVEAKERPQEPQNGDAPLFPRERVIPVATELSPPVNGEREVELRSGDHVDRFVKAEKPDINPNPHSTPAAPEPE
- the LOC115440658 gene encoding tropomodulin-1 isoform X1; the encoded protein is MTEFFGSWSNNGEDGDEVEETVESVETITTTTTKTRVPKSSSTKTTTMTTPAKLYGRELSTYDEVDVDELLSKLTQEELTMLAKEVDPDDNFLPPSQRNNYACEKDPTGPLNRKKLIEHINKQALETPDRPEVKPYVPGVIRGKKWIPPPPPEKVRDAEEQITIDLGDEYEQALTGATQEEIIDLAAILGFHSMMNQDQYHASLLNKGQPVGLGWDGITKATKPKVYPMDPPNDTDPDETIKRVQENDPTLTDLNWNNIKNISDEKFEKLFLGLKTNTQLEVVSLVNVGLGDRGAAALAAALARNNTLRSLNVETNFISPAGVVQLVAALLHTSVEEFRASNQRSQVLGNKIEMEITQLVEQNPTLLRLGLHLEYSDARHRVASHLQRNIDRNCRVLKRASASLRLRLPRGPPPALGIDSSFLMTPPCAEALTPPTPEPRRPVITENVENTVVVEAKERPQEPQNGDAPLFPRERVIPVATELSPPVNGEREVELRSGDHVDRFVKAEKPDINPNPHSTERPNAATSVQIL